GTTATTGAGGGAGAGTGAGAAGTCCCCTTTCGATCAGATCGGGCTGGTTTCGGTTTTTGGAGCCATTGCGAGGGCGATTTTCTTGATGTTTTGGGCGGCGGCGGCGAGCAGGCATTGCGTTTTGACGGCGATGAGGCCGCGGAAGCGGGCGTATCGGTGTCCGAAGAGCTGCTTTGCGTCGGCAAAGGAGCGTTCTACAGTTTCCTTGCGTCTTTTATAGAGCCTTTTGCCCCAGTCGGTGAGACGGTGGGCGTCCGTGCGCTCCCGGGCGTCCTGCCAGACATGGCGGGTGACGGTTTTGGTGTGTTTGGCGCTGCCGGTGCAGGAGGCAAGCAGCGGGCAGGTGGCGCAGACCTTCGGGTCGCTTTTGTAATGGCGATAGCCGTTGCGGTCGGTGGTGGCATAATTCAGGAACTGGCCCTGCGGACAGCGGTAGCCGTCTAACTGCCGGTCGTACTGATAGTCCCGCTTGCGCAGCATGCCTGCCCGGTGGTTCGGGCGGCGATAGCCGGTTACACCGAGGATATCCCTGTCTTCCAGCCCCTTGGCGATGCCCGCCGTGGCATAGCCTGCATCCAGCCCGACCGCCTGGACATCCAGGCCGAAGCGGTCCCGCTGCCGGTCGAGCCGGTCCAGATAGGGGATACTGTCATGCACAGTGGCCGGGGTGGCGTGAGTATCGGTGATGATGCCATAACGCCCGTCCACCGTGCGATGATCCAGATAAAAGAACCCCTTGGGCTTGCCTTCACGCACCATGTAACCGGCTTCCGGGTCGGTGCGGCTGACCTTGGTCTCCTTTTGCCCGGGCGCGCGTTCCTTCGCCTTCAGCGGCTTTTTGGCATGGGCCGCCCGATCCTCCTCAACCGCCAGGTCCAGCGCGTCCCAATAGTCGGCCCGGGACTTGGCGACCACTTGGCTGTCCCATTTGTTCTTGTTGGCATTGGCCTTCAGATGGGTGCTGTCGGTATAAAGCACCGTGCCGTCCACAAGACCCTTGGCAATTGCCTGTTCGACAATGTGATCGAAAATATCCTGCGCCACAGACACATCCTGGTAGCGGCGGCGGCGGTTCTGCGACAGCGTCGAGGCATCGAACACCTTGTCGGTGAGGCCCAAGCGCAGAAACCAGCGATAGGCCACATTCACCTCGATCTCCCGCACCAACTGCCGCTCCGAGCGGATGCCGAACAGGTAGCCGATGAACAGCGCCTTGAACAGCATCACCGGGTCCAGCGCCGGGCGGCCATTATCCGCGCAATACAGACCGGCCACCCGGTCGTGGATAAACGAAAAGTCGATCACCGCATCGATCTTGCGAAGCAGGTGATCCGCAGGCACCAGACCCTCCAATGTCAC
The Aestuariispira ectoiniformans genome window above contains:
- a CDS encoding IS1182 family transposase, producing MLKKPQPEQGRLEMVTLEGLVPADHLLRKIDAVIDFSFIHDRVAGLYCADNGRPALDPVMLFKALFIGYLFGIRSERQLVREIEVNVAYRWFLRLGLTDKVFDASTLSQNRRRRYQDVSVAQDIFDHIVEQAIAKGLVDGTVLYTDSTHLKANANKNKWDSQVVAKSRADYWDALDLAVEEDRAAHAKKPLKAKERAPGQKETKVSRTDPEAGYMVREGKPKGFFYLDHRTVDGRYGIITDTHATPATVHDSIPYLDRLDRQRDRFGLDVQAVGLDAGYATAGIAKGLEDRDILGVTGYRRPNHRAGMLRKRDYQYDRQLDGYRCPQGQFLNYATTDRNGYRHYKSDPKVCATCPLLASCTGSAKHTKTVTRHVWQDARERTDAHRLTDWGKRLYKRRKETVERSFADAKQLFGHRYARFRGLIAVKTQCLLAAAAQNIKKIALAMAPKTETSPI